One segment of Antennarius striatus isolate MH-2024 chromosome 5, ASM4005453v1, whole genome shotgun sequence DNA contains the following:
- the dock3 gene encoding dedicator of cytokinesis protein 3 isoform X10, whose amino-acid sequence MWTPTEEKIGVVICSFRGSVVQGLVLELGETVQILEKCEGWYRGFSTRRPNVKGVFPVTYVHLKKAVVTNRGPHEVVTPLEDPIAAEVTSTLQEWAVLWKQLYVKHKVELFYKLRHVMLELLDLRRQLLSGHMTHDQNRDVRRHLTLRLDWGNEHLGLDLVPRKEFETVDEDQISVSELYKMHLSSRHNVQQTTAQGDANRLRPGEPSRVPVGHHLLVNLKNFTCNSVGEDTDIFFSLYDLREGRTISEKFMVRLNKNGGPKNPEKVERLCALFTDLSNRDMKRDLYIVSQVIRTGRMLLNDSRKGPPQVQYRRPYGCAVLAMSDVLQTISELKEEKDFVLKVYTCNNESEWHQIHENIIRRSSTKYTAPSTSYGLIISLQLLRGDLEQVRREHPLVFSRGVAPTRKMGFPDVIVPGDVRNDLYLTLERGDFERGGKSVQKNVEVTVFVLDAGGGVLQDCISLGSGEPPLQEHRSFVLYHNNSPRWGEVLKLPIPIDRFRGAHLRFEFRHCSTKDRGEKKLFGFSFTPLMRDDGTTLSDQSHELHVYKCDESATFSSHALYLGLPCCKDDTSCPSAPPGPVFQRSTKETFWISTQLSSTKLTQNVDLLALLKWKAHPDRVLDILGCLRHVSGEEIVKFLQDILDTLFSILDDNTEKFGPLVFQLLVFIINLLRDSKYHHFRPVMDTYIQKHFAGALAYKELIRCLRWYMDRSAEVVRQDHIQEAMRALEYLFKFIVRSRILYSRATGGLEEDQFRTSIQELFQSIRFVLILDSRGSEALIFTQGPQPCPGTNQAPSPGIGPAAPRALAPAPGPAPVPGQVPGGGATCLQAGGAGAPRPSPLSAALLNSFPAIFDELLQMFTVQEVAQLVRGTLGSLPSTVHMGQSMDLVKLQAIARTVDSKLFSLPESRRTLLPVVLHHLHLHLRQQKELLVCSGILSSIFSIIRTSAMDTSVQEEVEMLVESLLDVLLQTLLSIMSKSQSQEAVRGQRCPQCTAEITGEYVSCLLSLLRQMTDVHFQHLMENFQSKEELKEFLLKILCVFRNLMKLSIFPRDWNVMRLLTSNIILTTAQFLSPALHKNFSETDFDFKVWNSYFSLAVLYINQPSLQLENLSATKRKKVLDKYGDMRVMMTYDLFSMWQNLGENKIHFIPGMIGPFLGVTLVPQLEVRNIMIPIFHDMMDWEQRKNGNFKQVEAELIDKLDSLVSEGKGDENYRELFGLLTQLFGPYPSLLEKIEQETWRETGTSFVTSVTRLMERLLDYRDCMKGDETENKKMGCTVNLLNFYKSEINKEEMYIRYIHKLCDMHLQADNYTEAAFTLLLYWELLAWEQRPLKDLLHYPAQSEWHRKEGLSRKVIHYFNKGKCWELGVPLCRDLAFQYESQYDYQSLSWIRKMEASYYDHILEQQRLEPEFFRVGFYGRKFPFFLRNKEFVCRGHDYERLEAFQQRMLGEFPQAIAMQHPNQPDEAILQCDAQYLQIYAVTPVPEGVGVLQMDRVADRIKSFYRVNNVRRFRYDRPFHKGPKDRDNEFKSLWIERTTLTLTRPLPGISRWFEVDKKEVVEVSPLENAVSVVENKNQELRTLIGQYQHKQLQGNINLLSMTLNGVVDAAVNGGVARYQEAFFDKDFISSHPEDTEKITQLKDLMQEQVHILGVGLAVHEQLVHPEMRPLHKKLVDQFQMMRSSFCHGLPALDRVAPRGMLGPPGPMSPESFKFLHRHSPVALWTPVRPPSSCVSSEVTMGGLLILSDGVMMETPDDFYRMQVNASPSSSSLSSTHSAPSQMMSSAPSTIRVGSPSLPDRYRHTRETLMLLPPQRERPSSAMYDNGQPMNFQRALFHQVIGPCKPCSDPNLSVAEKVLTTPSSWSLDSGTREALPFLSAHVGGVMAPPVPPRNLPHGQLLSMHFDAVQQQLSDLPPALPARSLRKSNDVVMEMSVFTMGHDLFQQEVLGSGLHLLED is encoded by the exons ATGTGGACCCCAACGGAGGAGAAGATAGGAGTGG TGATCTGCAGCTTCCGGGGTTCGGTGGTCCAGGGTCTGGTCCTGGAGCTGGGGGAGACCGTCCAGATTCTGGAGAAATGTGAAG GTTGGTACCGAGGGTTCTCCACCCGCAGGCCAAACGTCAAG GGCGTGTTCCCCGTGACCTACGTCCACCTGAAGAAGGCTGTCGTCACCAACCGGGG gcCCCATGAGGTCGTGACCCCCCTGGAGGACCCCATCGCCGCCGAGGTGACGTCCACGCTGCAGGAGTGGGCGGTTCTGTGGAAGCAGCTCTAtgtg AAACACAAGGTGGAGCTGTTCTACAAGCTGCGTCACGtgatgctggagctgctggacctCAGGAGGCAGCTGCtgtcaggtcacatgacccacgaCCAGAACCGGGACGTCAGGAGACACCTGACCCTCAGGCTGGACTGGGGCAACGA ACATCTGGGTCTGGATCTGGTTCCCCGGAAGGAGTTTGAGACGGTGGATGAAGACCAGATCAGCGTGTCGGAGCTCTACAAGATG cacCTGTCCAGCAGACACAACGTCCAGCAGACCACCGCCCAG GGCGACGCAAACCGGCTGCGCCCCGGGGAGCCCAGCCGGGTGCCGGTAGGACACCACCTGTTGGTCAACCTGAAGAACTTCACCTGCAACAGCGTGGGGGAGGACACCGacatcttcttctctctgtaCGACCTGAGGGAGGGCAGGACCATCAG tgAGAAGTTCATGGTGAGACTGAACAAGAACGGGGGCCCCAAGAACCCCGAGAAGGTGGAGCGGCTGTGTGCCCTGTTCACG GACCTGAGCAACAGGGACATGAAGCGTGACCTCTACATCGTGTCCCAGGTCATCAGAACAG GCCGGATGCTGCTGAACGACAGCAGGAAGGGCCCCCCCCAGGTGCAGTACCGGCGGCCCTACGGCTGCGCGGTGCTGGCCATGAGCGATGTGCTGCAGACCATCTCcgagctgaaggaggagaaggacttCGTGCTGAAGGTCTACAC GTGTAACAACGAGAGCGAGTGGCACCAGATCCACGAGAACATCATCCGCAGGTCCAGCACCAAGTACACGGCCCCCAGCACCTCCTACG GTCTGATCATCTCGCTGCAGCTGCTGAGGGGCGACCTGGAGCAGGTGCGGCGCGAGCACCCGCTGGTGTTCAGCCGGGGCGTGGCCCCCACCCGCAAGATGGGCTTCCCCGACGTCATCGTGCCAG GTGACGTGCGTAACGACCTCTACCTGACCCTGGAGCGGGGCGACTTCGAGCGGGGGGGCAAGAGCGTCCAGAAGAACGTGGAGGTCACCGTCTTTGTCCTGGATGCCGGCGGGGGGGTCCTGcag gaCTGCATCAGTCTAGGCTCAGGGGAGCCCCCCCTCCAGGAGCACCGCTCCTTCGTCCTGTACCACAACAACAGCCCCCGCTGGGGCGAAGTCCTCAAGCTGCCCATCCCCATTGACCGCTTCAGGGGGGCGCACCTGCGCTTCGAGTTCAGACACTGCTCCA cTAAGGACCGGGGGGAGAAGAAGCTGTTTGGTTTCTCCTTCACGCCGCTGATGAGGGACGACGGGACCACGCTGTCAGACCAGAGCCACGAGCTGCACGTGTACAAG TGTGACGAGAGCGCCACCTTCAGTAGCCACGCCCTCTACCTGGGCCTCCCCTGCTGTAAGGACGACACCAGCTGCCCCAGCGCCCCCCCTGGGCCCGTGTTCCAGCGCAGCACCAAGGAGACCTTCTGGATCTCCACCCAGCTGTCCTCCACCAAGCTCACGCAGAACG TGGACCTGCTGGCCCTGCTGAAGTGGAAGGCCCACCCGGACCGGGTCCTGGACATCCTGGGATGCCTGAGACACGTCAGCGGGGAGGAGATCGTCAAG tttCTCCAGGACATTCTGGACACACTCTTCTCCATCCTGGACGACAACACGGAGAAGTTTGGACCTCTGGTGTTCCAGCTACTG gtGTTCATCATCAACCTGCTCAGGGACAGTAAATATCACCACTTCAGGCCTGTGATGGACACCTACATCCAGAAACACTTCGCTGGAGCGTTAGCTTACAA GGAGCTGATTCGCTGTCTGAGGTGGTACATGGACCGGTCTGCAGAGGTGGTGCGACAGGACCACATTCAGGAAGCAATGAGG GCTCTGGAGTACCTGTTCAAGTTCATCGTGCGGTCGCGGATCCTTTACTCGCGCGCCACCGGCGGGTTGGAGGAGGACCAGTTCCGCACCAGCATTCAGGAACTCTTCCAGTCCATCCGCTTCGTCCTCATCCTGGACAGCCGCGGCTCGGAGGCCCTCATCTTTACACAG GGCCCCCAGCCTTGTCCAGGCACAAACCAAGCCCCGAGCCCTGGCATTGGGCCCGCAGCCCCCCGAGCACTAGCACCTGCCCCGGGCCCGGCCCCCGTCCCAGGTCAGGttcctgggggcggggccacttGCCTGCAGGCTGGGGGCGCTGGCGCTCCAAGGCCGTCTCCACTGTCT gCGGCGCTGTTGAATTCCTTCCCGGCCATCTTTGACGAGCTGCTGCAGATGTTCACGGTGCAGGAAGTGGCCCAGTTGGTCCGCGGGACCCTGGGCAGTCTGCCCTCCACCGTCCACATGGGACAGTCCATGGACCTGGTCAAGCTGCAGGCCATCGCCCGGACCGTGGACAGCAAGCTCTTCTCCCTCCCAG AGTCCCGGCGGACCCTCCTCCCGGTGGTCCTGCACCACCTGCACCTGCACCTGAGGCAGCAGAAGGAGCTGCTGGTCTGCTCCGGGATCCTCAGCTCCATCTTCTCCATCATCAGGACCAGCGCCATG GACACGTCggtgcaggaggaggtggagatgctGGTGGAGTCCCTGCTGGACGTCCTCCTGCAGACGCTGCTGTCCATCATGAGCAAGAGCCAATCGCAGGAGGCGGTAAGGGGTCAACGCTGTCCGCAGTGCACCGCGGAGATCACT GGCGAATATGTGTCCTGCCTGCTGTCCCTCCTCCGCCAGATGACGGATGTCCACTTCCAGCACTTGATGGAGAACTTTCAGAGCAAGGAGGAGCTCAAG GAGTTCCTGCTGAAGatcctgtgtgtgttcaggaacctgatGAAGCTCAGCATCTTCCCCCGCGACTGGAACGTCATGAGGCTCCTCACGAGCAA CATCATCCTGACCACGGCCCAGTTCCTGTCTCCAGCACTGCACAAGAACTTCAGCGAGACCGACTTTGACTTCAAG GTGTGGAACTCCTACTTCAGCCTGGCGGTTCTGTACATCAACCAGCCGAGCCTCCAGCTGGAGAACTTGAGCGCCACCAAGAGGAAAAAGGTCTTAGACAA GTACGGCGACATGCGAGTCATGATGACCTACGACCTCTTCAGTATGTGGCAGAACCTCG GCGAGAACAAGATCCACTTCATCCCCGGGATGATCGGGCCCTTCCTGGGGGTGACGCTGGTCCCTCAGCTGGAGGTCCGGAACATCATGATCCCTATCTTCCACGACATGATGGACTGGGAGCAGCGCAAGAACGGGAACTTCAAACAG gtggaggcggagcttatCGACAAGCTGGACAGTTTAGTGTCGGAGGGGAAAGGAGACGAGAACTACCGAGAACTCTTCGGTTTGCT AACCCAGCTGTTTGGGCCCTACCCCAG TCTGCTGGAGAAGATCGAACAGGAGACGTGGAGGGAGACGGGGACGTCCTTCGTCACGTCGGTCACGCGTCTGATGGAGCGGCTGCTGGACTACCG cgactgCATGAAGGGAGACGAGACGGAGAACAAGAAGATGGGATGTACCGTCAACCTGCTG AACTTCTATAAATCAGAAATCAATAAGGAGGAGATGTACATCCGTTACATCCACAAGCTGTGTGACATGCACCTGCAGGCCGACAACTACaccg AGGCTGCCTTCACGCTGCTGCTCTACTGGGAGCTGCTGGCGTGGGAACAGCGCCCCCTGAAGGACCTCCTGCACTACCCCGCCCAGAGCGAGTGGCACCGCAAGGAGGGGCTGAGCCGCAAAGTAATCCATTACTTCAACAAGGGgaag TGCTGGGAGCTGGGCGTTCCTCTGTGCCGGGATCTGGCCTTCCAGTACGAGTCCCAGTACGACTACCAGAGTCTCAGCTGGATCCGG AAAATGGAGGCGTCGTACTACGACCACAtcctggagcagcagcgccTGGAGCCCGAGTTCTTCCGGGTCGGCTTCTACGGCAGGAAGTTCCCCTTCTTCCTCAGg AACAAAGAGTTCGTCTGCCGCGGCCACGACTACGAGAGGCTGGAGGCCTTCCAGCAAAGGATGCTGGGAGAATTCCCACAGGCCATCGCGATGCAACATCCCAACCAACCAGACGAGGCCATCCTGCAGTGTGACGCGCAGT ACCTCCAGATCTACGCCGTGACCCCGGTACCGGAGGGTGTTGGGGTTCTCCAGATGGACCGGGTCGCCGACCGCATCAAGAGCTTCTACCGGGTCAACAACGTGCGGCGCTTCCGCTACGACCGGCCCTTCCACAAGGGCCCCAAAGACCGGGACAACGAGTTCAAG AGTCTCTGGATCGAGAGGACCACGCTGACCCTCACACGCCCCCTGCCAGGGATCTCGCGCTGGTTCGAGGTGGACAAGAAGGAGGTG GTGGAGGTGAGTCCGTTGGAGAACGCCGTGTCGGTGGTGGAGAACAAGAACCAGGAGCTGCGGACTCTGATTGGACAGTACCAACACAAACAGCTCCAGGGGAACATCAACCTGCTCAGCATGACCCTCAACGGGGTCGTGGACGCCGCCGTCAACGGGGGCGTGGCCAGATACCAagag GCGTTCTTCGATAAGGACTTCATCAGCAGCCACCCTGAAGACACCGAGAAGATCACCCAGCTCAAGGACCTGATGCAGGAGCAG GTCCACATCCTGGGCGTGGGACTGGCCGTCCACGAGCAGCTGGTGCACCCAGAGATGCGTCCCCTGCACAAGAAGCTGGTGGACCAGTTCCAGATGATGAGGAGCAGCTTCTGCCAC GGTCTTCCTGCTCTGGACAGGGTGGCCCCCAGAGGGATGCTGGGCCCCCCCGGCCCCATGAGCCCcgagagcttcaagttcctgcACCGGCacag ccccGTTGCTCTGTGGACCCCGGTACGACCCCCCTCCTCCTGTGTCTCCAGTGAGGTGACCATGGGGGGTCTGCTGATCCTGTCTGACGGCGTCATGATGGAGACCCCCGACGACTTCTACCGGATGCAGGTAAAC GccagcccctcctcctccagccttAGCTCCACCCACTCTGCACCCTCCCAGATGatgagctccgccccctcaACCATCAGAG tgGGCTCCCCGTCTCTCCCTGACCGGTACCGACACACCCGTGAGACTCTGATGCTGCTGCCGCCGCAGCGGGAGCGCCCGAGCAGCGCCATGTACGACAACGGACAG CCAATGAACTTCCAGAGAGCGCTGTTCCACCAGGTGATTGGTCCGTGTAAACCCTGCAGCGACCCCAACCTGTCTGTGGCAGAGAAAG tccTGACCACGCCCAGCAGCTGGAGTCTGGACAGCGGCACCAGAGAGGCCCTCCCCTTCCTGTCTGCTCATGTGGGCGGAGTCATGGCGCCCCCCGTCCCCCCACGGAACCTCCCCCACG GCCAACTCCTGTCGATGCACTTTGACgctgtccagcagcagctcagcgACCTCCCTCCAGCTCTCCCCGCGCGCTCCTTAAGGAAG tccAATGATGTCGTCATGGAGATGTCTGTCTTCACCATGGGTCATGACCTCTTCCAGcaggaggttctgggttcagGTCTTCACCTCCTGGAGGACTGA